One window of Anaerolineae bacterium genomic DNA carries:
- a CDS encoding Formate dehydrogenase translates to MSHILMVETHGDPLGTVRHVLRTIWQNAKLDFMLAPTNDSGELKQTPYVLTSPNELADFNPFKPLMTSNTARFIPNLLQSQRNQKRIGAILRPCELRALRGLEKYSQVNTAGLLSISFDCLGTYPSEDYTWRTKRKGSVEQLTQETLQFAKQGGIVPYRFRAACQVCQSPAGESAQVNIGVIGLPIRQYILLSFPEKEAETLVTGNGLETREADPRLIEHHVMTIAKINERNHRVSERIRQGMSDIFPMSIEQLVDTFVECGDCQKCMQVCPLCAVHTPLRSESGKYLTEEIVRWAESCAGCGMCEQVCPHHKPLSAFFAFVRDQIYQETAALTAPTKSRLLQ, encoded by the coding sequence ATGTCTCACATATTAATGGTAGAAACCCACGGTGACCCTTTAGGTACCGTTCGCCATGTTCTCCGGACAATCTGGCAAAACGCCAAGCTTGATTTCATGCTGGCGCCAACCAATGACTCAGGAGAGTTAAAGCAAACGCCTTATGTATTGACATCTCCCAACGAACTGGCGGATTTTAACCCGTTCAAGCCTCTCATGACCTCCAACACTGCCCGTTTTATCCCAAATTTACTTCAATCACAGCGAAACCAGAAGAGGATTGGAGCCATTTTACGCCCATGTGAACTACGCGCGCTGAGAGGTCTTGAAAAGTACAGTCAGGTGAACACAGCCGGATTACTATCCATTTCGTTCGATTGTTTGGGTACTTATCCAAGTGAAGACTATACCTGGAGGACAAAGCGAAAAGGTTCCGTCGAGCAATTAACTCAAGAAACCCTTCAATTTGCCAAACAGGGTGGAATTGTACCATATCGCTTTCGCGCTGCTTGCCAGGTTTGTCAATCGCCGGCTGGCGAAAGCGCTCAGGTGAACATCGGGGTTATTGGGCTGCCGATACGCCAGTACATTTTGCTTTCGTTTCCCGAAAAGGAAGCCGAAACGTTAGTAACCGGAAATGGTCTGGAAACACGAGAAGCTGATCCACGGCTGATTGAACATCATGTTATGACCATCGCGAAAATCAACGAGCGCAATCATCGTGTTAGCGAACGCATCCGCCAGGGGATGTCTGATATCTTCCCAATGAGTATTGAACAACTGGTTGATACTTTTGTAGAGTGTGGCGATTGTCAAAAGTGTATGCAGGTCTGTCCACTGTGCGCCGTTCATACCCCTCTGCGCTCAGAGTCGGGAAAATACCTGACGGAAGAGATTGTCCGCTGGGCAGAATCCTGTGCTGGCTGTGGGATGTGCGAACAGGTTTGTCCTCACCATAAGCCCCTCTCAGCGTTCTTTGCTTTTGTTCGCGATCAAATCTATCAAGAAACAGCAGCCTTAACTGCTCCCACAAAGTCCAGATTGTTACAGTAG
- a CDS encoding Cytochrome b/b6, N-terminal has protein sequence MRKNLGRLPIRRSLQKVFFFSLILTTILLTSLTIHVLANQSPPQNQLSASTSANTPSLTSVESIFKASLQPQRTFSATLPPPKQDPCLHCHITGENKNLWTPLARWAIFGTMGLIFAFGMYRTGSVILNRKTWKPLTNRTAEWIDERYEISEPLSKVLKKPVPKYALRWFYCLGGITAFLFVVQGVTGIMLAFYYKPTPEAAYASIQFIETQVRFGAAIRAIHHWAANGMIIMCTAHMLRVFIMGAYKNPREMNWVSGVLLLVLTLAFGFTGYLLPWDQRAFWATTVGSEIAGAVPIIGNLALVFLRVGWNVTGETLSRFYALHVIIIPLLTVTFMFAHFLMVRRQGVMRPL, from the coding sequence ATGAGAAAAAATCTTGGACGATTGCCTATCCGCAGGTCGCTACAAAAAGTTTTCTTTTTTAGCCTTATCCTTACGACCATTCTGCTGACTTCATTGACCATTCACGTACTTGCTAATCAAAGTCCGCCTCAGAATCAACTTTCTGCCTCAACATCTGCCAATACCCCTTCGCTGACTTCCGTTGAGTCAATATTCAAAGCCAGCCTTCAACCTCAGCGCACGTTCTCGGCAACCTTACCCCCGCCCAAACAAGACCCTTGTCTTCATTGTCACATCACCGGGGAAAATAAAAACCTATGGACTCCTCTGGCTCGCTGGGCAATCTTCGGCACGATGGGCTTAATCTTTGCTTTCGGTATGTATCGAACCGGCAGCGTAATCCTCAACCGTAAAACCTGGAAGCCTCTCACCAACCGCACGGCTGAATGGATTGACGAAAGATATGAAATCTCTGAACCACTATCAAAAGTCTTGAAAAAGCCGGTTCCGAAATATGCCCTGCGCTGGTTCTATTGTCTGGGAGGCATTACCGCCTTTCTCTTTGTCGTTCAGGGAGTAACCGGCATCATGCTTGCCTTTTACTACAAACCAACTCCTGAAGCTGCCTATGCAAGTATTCAGTTTATTGAGACTCAAGTGCGCTTTGGAGCAGCCATTCGCGCCATCCATCATTGGGCAGCCAACGGCATGATCATCATGTGTACGGCTCACATGCTGAGGGTCTTTATCATGGGCGCTTACAAGAATCCGCGCGAAATGAATTGGGTCAGTGGCGTTCTTTTATTAGTATTAACCCTGGCTTTTGGTTTCACCGGCTATTTACTCCCCTGGGATCAACGCGCATTCTGGGCTACTACGGTTGGTTCAGAGATCGCTGGCGCAGTTCCAATTATTGGCAATCTTGCTCTGGTGTTTCTCCGCGTTGGCTGGAATGTCACTGGTGAGACACTCAGTCGTTTCTACGCTTTGCACGTGATCATCATCCCGCTTTTGACGGTTACATTCATGTTTGCCCATTTCCTGATGGTGCGCCGTCAAGGTGTCATGCGACCACTTTAA
- a CDS encoding Ubiquinol-cytochrome C reductase iron-sulfur subunit: MDKNITRREFVKLLKRILAITGLGALTAPIVAYFYPPKLEEEPSEAVLVGKVEEIPLNECKAVGFGRYPALVVNTPEGLRAYSAVCTHFACLVKWEKEKNAFICPCHEAAFDPIDGHVLHGPTDIPLKSYAVNIINGEIYIGGNQQ; this comes from the coding sequence ATGGACAAGAATATTACCCGCCGTGAATTTGTAAAGTTACTCAAACGAATTTTAGCCATAACCGGTTTGGGAGCCTTGACCGCTCCAATTGTCGCCTATTTCTATCCTCCAAAACTGGAAGAAGAACCTTCGGAAGCAGTTTTGGTAGGCAAAGTAGAGGAAATTCCGCTCAATGAATGCAAAGCAGTTGGTTTTGGTCGCTATCCAGCCCTCGTCGTTAATACACCAGAAGGATTGCGCGCCTATTCTGCCGTTTGCACTCACTTTGCCTGTCTGGTAAAGTGGGAAAAAGAGAAAAATGCTTTTATCTGCCCGTGCCATGAAGCCGCATTTGACCCAATCGATGGGCATGTCCTTCATGGCCCAACAGATATTCCACTAAAGTCTTATGCCGTCAACATTATTAACGGTGAAATATATATTGGAGGCAACCAGCAATGA
- a CDS encoding DNA-binding response regulator, LuxR family, which produces MKIRILLADDHTILRDGIRSLIEDEPDMEVVGEAEDGITVVKLADSLRPDVILMDLAMPLLNGLEATRQIRKSQPGAKILILTMHENEEYIRQVLAAGAMGYILKDAAARELLGAIRSVHKGEVVLSPAITRLIVTDYLRWGDLSAQEPSDGLTDRERQILQLIAEGYTNKQIAEILSISIKTVQAHRLNLMKKLDLHDRGELIKYAIQKKIIDI; this is translated from the coding sequence ATGAAAATCAGAATTCTGCTTGCTGATGACCACACAATTCTCAGGGATGGAATTCGTTCACTTATCGAAGATGAACCAGATATGGAGGTAGTTGGTGAGGCAGAAGATGGCATTACGGTTGTAAAACTGGCCGATTCCCTGAGACCCGATGTCATCCTGATGGATCTTGCCATGCCGTTACTGAATGGACTTGAGGCAACGCGTCAGATTCGCAAAAGCCAGCCCGGAGCCAAAATCTTAATCCTGACGATGCATGAAAACGAAGAATATATCCGTCAGGTGCTTGCTGCTGGTGCAATGGGCTATATTTTAAAGGACGCAGCAGCTCGAGAATTACTCGGTGCTATACGTTCGGTACACAAAGGCGAAGTGGTCTTGTCGCCAGCAATCACTCGTTTGATTGTCACAGACTACCTGCGTTGGGGAGATTTATCAGCCCAAGAACCCTCAGATGGCTTAACAGATCGTGAACGCCAAATCTTGCAATTAATCGCTGAAGGTTATACGAATAAACAAATCGCTGAAATCCTCTCCATCTCGATCAAAACTGTACAGGCACATCGCCTCAACCTGATGAAGAAACTCGATTTACATGATCGGGGGGAATTGATCAAATACGCCATTCAAAAGAAAATCATCGATATCTAA
- a CDS encoding RNA polymerase ECF-type sigma factor: MNERVFRVEEKSEEQILALAASGDEEAFAWLYQKYVTRIYNYVYFRTGNAAEAEDLTAKVFLRAMKHIRNYRDLGLPFSAWLYRIAHNLVANWHRDNGRKKEIPLDDALPLPVLSKHPESEVVRREETEKLLRIIRKLPPERQQLLILKFVEQLSNAEIGAIMGKSEGAIKSLYHRTLLSLREEYERYFDEVEKDALE, encoded by the coding sequence GTGAACGAACGGGTGTTTCGAGTGGAAGAGAAGAGTGAAGAGCAAATCTTAGCTTTAGCTGCTTCTGGCGATGAAGAAGCCTTTGCCTGGCTGTATCAAAAATACGTAACTCGTATTTATAATTACGTCTATTTTCGAACAGGCAACGCCGCCGAAGCCGAAGATTTGACCGCGAAGGTATTTTTGCGGGCAATGAAACACATTCGAAATTACCGCGACTTGGGTTTACCATTTTCAGCGTGGCTTTATCGGATTGCCCACAACCTGGTCGCTAACTGGCATCGAGATAACGGAAGGAAAAAGGAGATTCCTCTGGATGATGCCTTGCCTTTACCCGTTCTAAGTAAACATCCTGAGAGTGAGGTTGTAAGAAGAGAAGAAACAGAGAAGCTATTGCGCATTATCCGAAAGCTGCCACCCGAGCGACAACAATTGCTCATCCTGAAATTTGTTGAGCAACTCTCCAATGCTGAGATCGGGGCAATCATGGGGAAAAGCGAAGGTGCAATAAAAAGTCTCTACCATCGCACCCTGTTATCCCTGCGGGAAGAATATGAACGTTATTTTGACGAAGTGGAAAAAGATGCTTTGGAATAG
- a CDS encoding Fe-S oxidoreductase — MTTETMTPANSTLSTNWLVRFGNWLKQHRSNFRDLIVDAVAQVRIYQKAYAGIMHAFIFWGVTIQVIGTAINLMQMKLFTPFELTTFPRNMAYLWYELIMDFAGVFILLGVGMAALRRFIWKPKSLDTQWDDIYALIILTLIPLAGFTTEAFRLIANPVEWSNWSPFGNLWANILMAVGVNPVVATNLHDAFFWVHVGLGLTFAATIPFTKLRHLVLAPLNVFFHPRKKAGELTKIENIEEAEILGVGTIDQFASTQLLMFETCVRCGRCEEACPATSSGMPYSPKTLIQTLRSAMTQTLVYGNGNGHRELIGEVLSEDFPWYCTTCGACLKKCPTFVNPIDEIIDLRRYQVLTTGNVQKSVSDVMRNLERQGNPWGMPAEDRVAWAEGLNIRELAPGEETDVLLFLGCAFAYDDRNKKVAQSFVHILQKAGVDFATLGVDETCCGETARRMGHEYLFQVFAQQNIETLSKVKFNRIVTQCPHCFNTLKNEYPQFGGNYKVQHYTEFLTELNLPWEKVSPIGKTELKKVAYHDSCYLGRYNDIYTQPRQLLSKAKVNTVELARRYENSFCCGGGGGQMWLETDAETRINHRRLEEVIDAQANCVATACPYCLNMFDDAIRSKGLGETIQVMDIAEIIDQRM; from the coding sequence ATGACAACCGAAACCATGACACCTGCAAATTCCACCCTATCCACAAACTGGTTGGTTAGATTTGGCAATTGGTTGAAACAGCATCGTTCTAACTTCCGCGATCTTATCGTAGATGCAGTTGCCCAGGTGCGCATCTACCAAAAGGCTTACGCCGGTATCATGCATGCCTTTATCTTCTGGGGTGTCACCATTCAAGTCATCGGTACCGCCATAAATCTAATGCAGATGAAGTTATTTACCCCGTTTGAATTAACCACTTTTCCACGCAATATGGCGTATTTATGGTATGAACTGATCATGGACTTCGCCGGGGTATTCATCTTGCTTGGCGTTGGCATGGCTGCCCTGCGTCGCTTCATCTGGAAACCGAAAAGCCTGGATACTCAATGGGATGATATTTATGCCCTGATCATCCTCACCCTCATCCCCTTAGCCGGCTTTACCACCGAAGCTTTTCGTCTCATTGCCAACCCGGTTGAATGGTCTAACTGGTCGCCATTTGGCAATCTATGGGCAAATATTTTGATGGCAGTCGGGGTGAATCCAGTTGTTGCCACAAACTTGCATGATGCATTCTTTTGGGTTCATGTTGGGTTAGGTTTAACCTTTGCTGCAACGATTCCTTTCACCAAATTGCGCCATCTGGTTCTGGCTCCCCTTAATGTATTCTTCCATCCTCGTAAAAAAGCGGGCGAATTAACCAAAATCGAAAACATTGAAGAGGCTGAGATTCTCGGCGTTGGAACGATTGATCAGTTTGCTTCCACGCAACTGTTGATGTTCGAGACATGCGTCCGCTGCGGCAGATGCGAGGAAGCCTGCCCTGCAACTTCTAGCGGTATGCCCTATTCCCCGAAAACCCTGATCCAAACCCTGAGATCAGCGATGACCCAGACATTAGTTTATGGGAACGGTAACGGTCATCGTGAACTGATCGGTGAAGTGCTCTCTGAGGACTTTCCATGGTATTGTACAACCTGTGGCGCATGTCTGAAGAAATGCCCTACTTTTGTCAACCCGATTGATGAAATCATAGACCTGCGTCGTTACCAGGTCTTAACCACCGGCAACGTTCAAAAGTCGGTCAGTGACGTCATGCGTAACCTCGAACGGCAGGGTAACCCTTGGGGAATGCCGGCTGAAGACCGGGTTGCCTGGGCAGAGGGTCTGAATATCCGCGAATTAGCTCCTGGAGAAGAGACCGATGTCCTGCTCTTCCTGGGTTGTGCTTTTGCCTATGACGATCGCAATAAAAAAGTTGCCCAGTCCTTTGTCCATATTTTGCAGAAAGCTGGCGTTGACTTTGCGACGCTGGGTGTTGATGAGACTTGTTGTGGCGAAACCGCCCGGCGCATGGGGCATGAATACTTGTTCCAGGTTTTTGCTCAGCAAAATATTGAGACTTTGAGCAAGGTGAAATTCAATCGCATTGTCACTCAATGTCCCCATTGCTTTAATACGCTCAAGAATGAATACCCGCAATTTGGCGGCAATTACAAAGTTCAGCATTATACGGAATTCTTAACTGAGTTGAACCTGCCTTGGGAAAAGGTTTCGCCGATTGGAAAAACAGAACTTAAGAAAGTTGCTTACCACGACTCCTGTTACCTCGGTCGCTATAACGATATTTATACCCAACCTCGTCAGTTACTGAGCAAGGCAAAGGTCAATACTGTTGAACTCGCCCGACGCTATGAAAACAGCTTTTGCTGCGGTGGCGGAGGTGGACAAATGTGGCTTGAGACAGATGCCGAGACGCGTATCAATCATCGTCGACTTGAAGAAGTCATTGATGCTCAGGCAAACTGTGTTGCCACGGCTTGCCCATACTGTTTGAACATGTTTGACGACGCCATTCGTTCAAAAGGTCTCGGAGAGACTATTCAAGTCATGGACATCGCCGAAATTATTGATCAAAGAATGTAA
- a CDS encoding LSU m5C1962 methyltransferase RlmI encodes MATTARIFLKAGKEKSVLRFHPWVFSNAISRIEGDVEPGGPVEVFSQNGDWLAWGLYSPQSQIRIRLWSWKRAEPIDRELLRKRIRQALFWRNSFMRSTDTNCLRLIHAESDNLPGLIVDCYDQYLLIQILHWGVEYFQNLIIEELLAQTSFQNIYERSDGEIRKLEGLEERVGVRAGKEPPETVQVIENGFRFKVDVRKGHKTGFYLDQKANRLRVMHYAKDREVLDCFSYTGGMTLAALMGGAQRVTCIDESSEALELLKSNLELNRIPRENVDLQCADVFQKLREFRDRGKFFDMIILDPPKFAPTAAYVSRASRGYKDINLLAMKLLRENGILVTFSCSGGVNLELFQKIIFGAAMDAKRSVRILEYLHQAPDHPVGIHFPEGAYLKGLILAVD; translated from the coding sequence GTGGCTACAACGGCAAGAATTTTCTTAAAAGCTGGTAAAGAAAAATCTGTTCTGCGCTTCCATCCGTGGGTGTTTTCTAACGCAATTTCAAGGATTGAAGGGGATGTGGAACCTGGCGGACCGGTAGAAGTTTTTTCTCAAAACGGTGACTGGTTAGCATGGGGATTGTATAGCCCACAATCTCAGATTCGAATTCGCCTCTGGAGTTGGAAGAGAGCGGAACCCATTGATCGAGAGTTGTTGCGCAAACGGATTCGTCAGGCTCTCTTTTGGCGAAATTCCTTCATGCGCTCGACAGATACGAATTGTCTACGTTTAATTCATGCCGAATCAGACAACCTCCCAGGATTGATCGTGGATTGTTACGATCAATACCTGTTAATTCAAATCCTTCATTGGGGGGTTGAATATTTTCAGAACCTGATTATCGAAGAATTGTTAGCCCAAACCTCCTTTCAGAATATTTATGAGCGTTCTGACGGTGAGATCAGAAAGCTAGAAGGTCTTGAAGAACGCGTGGGCGTCCGAGCCGGGAAAGAACCTCCTGAGACTGTGCAGGTCATTGAGAATGGCTTTCGCTTCAAAGTTGATGTTCGGAAAGGTCATAAGACCGGGTTTTATTTAGATCAAAAAGCAAATCGTTTACGGGTTATGCACTATGCGAAAGATCGAGAGGTTTTAGATTGCTTTTCATATACTGGCGGTATGACGCTAGCAGCTCTTATGGGTGGAGCTCAACGGGTAACCTGTATCGATGAGTCGAGTGAAGCACTGGAACTCTTGAAAAGTAATTTGGAGCTCAATCGTATTCCGAGAGAAAACGTTGATCTTCAATGTGCAGATGTTTTTCAAAAATTGCGCGAATTTCGCGACCGAGGAAAATTCTTTGATATGATCATTTTAGATCCTCCAAAATTTGCACCGACTGCTGCATATGTTTCAAGAGCCAGTCGGGGGTATAAAGATATCAATCTTCTGGCAATGAAGTTGTTGAGAGAGAATGGTATATTAGTGACCTTCTCCTGTTCAGGAGGTGTAAATTTGGAGCTGTTTCAGAAAATTATTTTTGGGGCAGCTATGGATGCCAAGCGCAGCGTGAGGATATTGGAATATTTACATCAGGCTCCCGACCATCCAGTTGGGATTCATTTTCCAGAGGGGGCTTACTTGAAGGGATTAATCCTTGCTGTAGACTGA
- a CDS encoding two-component sensor histidine kinase: MKLERLFSLTISQKIILGNSLIIIVGAIAGTLITRNLTYQAADPLLILFFSSAGIFLSVSLNAIILRTALKPLSDLRNFVSKLQNNPDTTDVNFEHSDPDIAQLVSVLKLLLGQIQQRNRELQALSQQAICAQEEERKRIAQSLHDDTGQALSSLVFSLERLENRLADESSDLKEKISSCRILATNTLKELRKIILDLRPSILDDLGLIPAIRWYGRSRLEEAGIRFNFSAPEDFPPLPDWISTCLFRISQEAINNIVKHSKATQARITLQQEIDGVSLTIQDNGIGFQSEEYPQLALDEGKWGLLGMKERAESIQAILKVNSSEQKGTTVTVFVPLHMIQKVS, translated from the coding sequence ATGAAGTTAGAGCGGTTATTTTCATTAACAATATCACAAAAAATCATCCTCGGTAATTCACTTATCATCATCGTTGGTGCAATTGCCGGAACCCTTATAACGAGAAACTTAACTTATCAAGCAGCAGATCCGCTCCTGATTCTCTTCTTCTCATCCGCAGGAATTTTCTTGAGCGTTAGTTTGAATGCGATAATCTTGCGCACTGCGCTCAAACCGCTTTCCGATTTAAGAAATTTCGTTAGCAAATTACAAAACAATCCAGATACAACCGATGTGAATTTTGAGCATTCAGATCCAGACATTGCCCAACTGGTATCTGTCTTGAAATTGTTGTTAGGTCAAATTCAACAACGCAATCGAGAATTGCAAGCTCTCTCCCAACAGGCAATCTGCGCCCAGGAGGAAGAACGAAAAAGAATCGCCCAATCCTTACATGATGACACCGGTCAAGCTCTCTCATCGTTAGTTTTTAGTTTAGAGCGATTAGAAAATCGCTTGGCGGATGAGTCTTCAGACCTGAAGGAAAAGATCTCCTCATGCCGCATTCTGGCTACAAACACCCTCAAAGAACTACGCAAAATTATCCTTGATCTGCGCCCATCCATTTTAGACGATTTGGGGTTAATCCCTGCCATCCGCTGGTATGGGCGTAGTCGCTTAGAAGAAGCGGGTATTCGTTTCAACTTCAGTGCTCCAGAAGATTTTCCACCCTTGCCAGATTGGATTAGTACCTGCCTTTTCCGCATTTCTCAAGAAGCCATCAACAACATTGTAAAACACTCTAAAGCTACCCAAGCGCGCATCACCCTACAGCAAGAAATAGACGGAGTTTCCCTGACCATCCAGGATAACGGTATCGGATTTCAAAGTGAAGAGTACCCGCAACTAGCCCTCGATGAAGGAAAATGGGGATTGCTCGGTATGAAAGAACGCGCCGAGTCGATTCAGGCGATACTGAAGGTGAATTCCTCGGAGCAAAAAGGTACGACGGTAACGGTTTTTGTGCCTTTGCACATGATCCAGAAGGTGAGCTAA
- a CDS encoding cytochrome bc complex cytochrome b subunit has translation MSHEQLENEETIPFFPDQFMREFRVVIGIVVIAVVIGILGMINPVGLEDPADPFNTPAHVKPEWYFLGLYQLLKFVPKTTGVLIPIIGVVILAIWPFLDRKKETSLKPTKIRALVVAIGMIILIALTIWGGVS, from the coding sequence ATGAGCCACGAACAGCTTGAAAACGAAGAAACCATCCCCTTCTTCCCTGATCAATTTATGCGTGAGTTCCGAGTGGTCATCGGGATCGTCGTCATTGCTGTCGTTATCGGCATCCTTGGCATGATCAATCCGGTTGGACTGGAAGATCCAGCAGATCCATTCAATACCCCGGCTCACGTCAAACCTGAATGGTATTTCCTGGGTTTATACCAGCTATTGAAGTTTGTGCCTAAAACAACGGGGGTCTTAATTCCGATTATTGGTGTTGTTATCCTTGCTATCTGGCCATTCCTGGATCGAAAGAAGGAAACCAGTCTTAAGCCGACAAAAATTCGGGCTTTGGTCGTTGCAATTGGGATGATCATTCTCATTGCCTTAACCATCTGGGGAGGAGTCAGCTAA
- a CDS encoding 8-amino-7-oxononanoate synthase, whose protein sequence is MSNQIIDSIQKRIEAMNRRVESIRQQDLYFYNQPVEELRGGSRVLVNGREMGMYASYSYLGLVGHPKINEAAQQAIRKYGTGTHGVRTLAGTLTIHRDLEETIAAFKHAEDAITYSSGYVTNLTVVSTMVGRGDYVISDKLNHASIVDGCLMSGAKFLRFQHNDMEALENRLKQVPEGCGKLVIADAVFSMDGDIIDFPKMVELCKKYRAWLMIDEAHSVGVLGERGTGIEEHFGMPNTIDIKMGTLSKTIPSVGGYVAGNKDLIRYLRHASRAYIFSAALPPAQAAAAKAAFEVILEEPWRVEKLRENAALFINGLKERGFDTMLTETAIVPILCGSDEAAFGMTRAAQRKGLFVLPVVSPAVPPGLARLRATVTAAHEKDEIENAMDLLSEAGKEVGVL, encoded by the coding sequence ATGTCTAATCAAATCATAGACTCAATACAAAAACGGATCGAGGCGATGAATCGACGGGTGGAGAGCATTCGTCAACAAGATTTATATTTCTACAATCAGCCGGTCGAGGAACTACGCGGAGGCTCGCGGGTGCTGGTGAATGGGCGCGAAATGGGAATGTACGCTTCGTATTCCTATTTAGGGCTGGTCGGGCATCCTAAGATCAATGAGGCTGCCCAACAAGCGATCCGCAAATACGGAACAGGCACTCACGGGGTCAGAACATTAGCTGGCACGCTAACCATCCATCGAGATCTGGAAGAGACCATTGCGGCATTCAAACATGCTGAAGATGCCATTACCTATTCCTCTGGTTATGTAACCAATCTTACCGTTGTCTCGACGATGGTTGGAAGAGGCGATTACGTCATTTCTGATAAACTCAATCATGCCAGCATTGTTGATGGTTGCTTAATGTCCGGAGCGAAGTTTTTGCGCTTCCAGCATAATGATATGGAGGCGCTGGAGAATCGCTTGAAACAAGTTCCAGAAGGATGCGGAAAGTTAGTCATTGCTGATGCTGTTTTTAGCATGGATGGGGATATCATCGATTTTCCGAAAATGGTCGAACTGTGCAAGAAATATCGGGCATGGTTGATGATTGATGAAGCTCATTCCGTTGGCGTGTTAGGCGAACGGGGGACAGGGATAGAAGAGCATTTTGGTATGCCCAACACGATTGATATCAAAATGGGAACGCTTAGTAAAACCATTCCATCTGTGGGTGGATATGTGGCTGGTAACAAAGACTTAATCCGATATTTGCGCCATGCCAGTCGGGCGTATATTTTTTCGGCAGCTTTACCACCTGCCCAGGCAGCCGCAGCCAAAGCTGCCTTTGAAGTTATCCTTGAAGAGCCCTGGCGAGTTGAAAAATTACGCGAAAATGCTGCCTTGTTTATCAATGGATTGAAGGAGCGTGGTTTTGATACGATGTTGACCGAAACCGCCATTGTACCGATTTTATGCGGTTCGGATGAGGCAGCGTTTGGTATGACGCGGGCCGCGCAGCGGAAAGGACTGTTTGTGCTACCAGTGGTTTCCCCGGCAGTGCCGCCGGGCCTGGCACGCTTACGAGCAACCGTGACGGCTGCCCATGAAAAAGATGAAATCGAAAATGCAATGGATCTGTTGAGTGAGGCCGGGAAGGAAGTTGGAGTCCTTTAG